One genomic window of Halovivax cerinus includes the following:
- a CDS encoding diaminopimelate epimerase, whose product MSTMATDHESIEASRYHGTGNDFLLVDADEPVSKRRSFARRVCDPDDGFGVDGVLFLALEPDFAPPRVVMTLVQPDGSVAPMCGNGARCAAAWTMERTGADAVMIDTQAGSRRAERVPTGAEEPDRIAVELDRPTADPDSVPVRADEAVVDRPADELVPSLDERALDPSNDERAPDASIEADVLDVVVSTDSLRITAVDTGVPHAVAFVEDVDAVDLDRLGPIIRHAGAFPRGANVTLASPASATENGASDPPVFDQRTYERGVEDETDACGTGAVAIAAAASLLDRGPSSDVWTLRPPGGTLLVRFDDQRRAVLEGPVVHEADLDLPASEYGCR is encoded by the coding sequence ATGAGCACGATGGCGACCGATCACGAGTCGATCGAGGCGTCGCGCTATCACGGGACCGGTAACGACTTCCTGCTAGTGGACGCCGACGAACCCGTCTCGAAGCGTCGCTCGTTCGCCCGACGTGTCTGTGACCCGGACGACGGGTTCGGCGTCGACGGCGTTCTCTTCCTGGCACTCGAACCCGACTTCGCGCCGCCGCGCGTCGTGATGACGCTGGTGCAACCGGACGGGAGCGTCGCCCCGATGTGCGGAAACGGTGCCCGCTGTGCGGCCGCGTGGACGATGGAGCGAACCGGGGCCGACGCCGTCATGATCGACACGCAGGCGGGGTCGCGACGGGCGGAGCGCGTCCCCACCGGTGCCGAAGAGCCCGATCGGATCGCCGTCGAACTGGACCGACCGACGGCCGACCCGGATTCGGTTCCCGTCCGCGCCGACGAAGCGGTCGTCGATCGGCCGGCCGACGAACTCGTCCCATCGCTCGACGAGCGCGCGCTCGACCCGTCGAACGACGAGCGTGCGCCCGACGCCTCGATCGAAGCGGACGTCCTCGACGTCGTCGTCAGTACCGACTCCCTCCGGATCACGGCCGTCGACACTGGCGTCCCCCACGCCGTCGCCTTCGTCGAGGACGTCGACGCGGTCGACCTGGACCGGCTCGGTCCGATCATCCGGCACGCGGGGGCGTTCCCGCGCGGGGCGAACGTGACGCTCGCCAGTCCGGCGTCGGCCACCGAGAACGGTGCGTCCGATCCGCCCGTCTTCGACCAGCGGACGTACGAACGCGGCGTCGAGGACGAGACCGACGCGTGTGGCACCGGCGCGGTCGCGATCGCCGCTGCCGCGTCCCTGCTCGATCGCGGTCCGTCGTCTGACGTGTGGACGCTCCGGCCGCCGGGCGGGACGTTGCTGGTCCGGTTCGACGACCAGCGACGGGCCGTCCTCGAAGGACCGGTCGTCCACGAGGCCGATCTCGACCTACCGGCGAGCGAATACGGGTGCCGATGA
- the lysA gene encoding diaminopimelate decarboxylase: MTSSRDDDGDPTASLGDDAAAAGRSADTQPVHGSADSPHGRRSTDSPPVRRLDDWNADRLRSLADEYGTPLYVLDVDRVQANYRRLAGAFPDAEIAYAAKANALVDLLRIVCANGATIECASAGEVYRAREAGIPGDRIRYTAVNPPERDLEYVVDAWKDDPTLTVTAGARDTVERLAALEYDGRLCLRVNPGVGAGHHENVRTGGDATFGIPAERLVETAHDAVERGFDLVGLHAHVGSGVLDADQREAHRRFVARVADLATEVVESVGSLEFVSVGGGFGVPYREDEPPLALDPVAETTHDAFADLDVCLSIEPGRYLVADAGVLLTEVNTVKETSATRVVGIDAGMTTLLRPALYDAYHALRSLDPDASDREPVPQTVAGPVCESSDVLCVDRPTPRFERGDVIAVGNAGAYGAEMANTYNSRPRPPTVVIDGSDSRLVRRRESLSDLTRLEAAAREGVAE; the protein is encoded by the coding sequence GTGACTTCTTCGCGAGACGATGACGGCGACCCGACGGCGTCTCTCGGCGACGACGCCGCAGCCGCTGGCCGGTCGGCCGACACGCAACCCGTACACGGATCCGCCGACTCACCACACGGCCGCCGATCGACCGACTCCCCGCCCGTTCGCCGGCTCGACGACTGGAACGCGGACCGACTCCGCTCGCTCGCCGACGAGTACGGAACGCCGCTGTACGTTCTCGACGTCGACCGCGTCCAGGCGAACTACCGCCGCCTCGCGGGCGCGTTTCCCGACGCGGAGATCGCCTACGCGGCGAAGGCGAACGCGCTGGTCGATCTCCTCAGGATCGTCTGCGCGAACGGTGCCACTATCGAGTGCGCGTCGGCCGGCGAGGTGTATCGCGCCCGCGAGGCGGGCATCCCGGGGGATCGGATCCGCTACACCGCGGTGAACCCACCGGAACGCGACCTCGAGTACGTCGTCGACGCCTGGAAAGACGACCCGACACTCACGGTCACGGCCGGGGCTCGGGACACCGTCGAGCGCCTCGCGGCCCTGGAGTACGACGGCCGTCTCTGCCTGCGCGTCAACCCCGGCGTGGGCGCGGGCCACCACGAAAATGTCCGAACCGGCGGCGACGCGACGTTCGGAATCCCGGCGGAGCGACTCGTGGAGACGGCCCACGACGCCGTGGAGCGGGGCTTCGACCTGGTCGGTCTCCACGCCCACGTCGGATCTGGCGTCCTCGACGCCGACCAGCGCGAGGCCCACCGCAGATTCGTCGCGCGCGTCGCCGACCTCGCGACCGAGGTCGTCGAGTCGGTCGGCTCCCTCGAGTTCGTCTCCGTCGGCGGCGGCTTCGGCGTTCCGTATCGCGAAGACGAGCCGCCGCTCGCGCTCGATCCGGTTGCCGAGACGACGCACGACGCGTTCGCCGACCTCGACGTGTGCCTCTCCATCGAACCGGGACGGTACCTGGTCGCCGACGCCGGGGTCCTCCTGACCGAAGTGAATACGGTCAAGGAGACGTCGGCGACGCGCGTCGTCGGAATCGACGCGGGCATGACGACTCTCCTCCGCCCCGCGCTGTACGACGCCTACCATGCGCTCCGTTCGCTCGACCCGGACGCGTCCGACCGCGAACCTGTCCCACAGACGGTGGCCGGTCCGGTCTGTGAGAGTTCGGACGTCCTCTGCGTGGACAGACCGACGCCTCGGTTCGAGCGCGGCGACGTCATCGCCGTGGGCAACGCTGGCGCCTACGGCGCCGAAATGGCGAATACGTACAACTCCCGGCCGCGACCGCCGACGGTCGTGATCGACGGCTCCGATTCGCGCCTCGTCCGCCGTCGCGAGTCCCTCTCTGACCTGACGCGACTGGAGGCGGCCGCCCGGGAGGGGGTGGCCGAATGA
- a CDS encoding 2,3,4,5-tetrahydropyridine-2,6-dicarboxylate N-succinyltransferase, which yields MSATLESDVESLWGRHDAGDLDAGTVAEGDLAILDEFLDALETGVVRAAERRDGDWAANEWVKRGILLTFALRETRARQYGDVTYNDVLELAETAEYGARGTRNTPDGTVVRRGAHVGADCILMSPSFVNVGAHVGDGTLVDSCDTVGSCAQIGRDVKLGANALIGGVLEPVEDAPVVIEDGVSLGAGCRVTSGFVVGADSVVGENTLLTPRIPVYDLVEDEIVYGRLPPERRAFTRFVASSVGDHDLFDGGAYKPAVVATALEDRTIAATEREEVLRS from the coding sequence GTGAGCGCGACGCTCGAATCCGACGTCGAATCGCTCTGGGGGCGCCACGACGCTGGCGACCTCGACGCCGGGACGGTGGCTGAGGGCGACCTCGCCATCCTGGACGAATTCCTCGATGCACTGGAGACCGGCGTGGTGCGCGCCGCGGAGCGACGCGACGGCGACTGGGCGGCGAACGAGTGGGTCAAGCGGGGCATCCTGCTGACCTTCGCCCTCCGCGAGACGAGGGCGCGCCAGTACGGCGACGTCACGTACAACGACGTACTGGAACTGGCGGAGACGGCCGAGTACGGCGCTCGCGGCACCCGAAACACGCCGGACGGGACCGTCGTCCGCCGCGGCGCGCACGTCGGCGCGGATTGCATCCTGATGAGCCCCTCGTTCGTCAACGTGGGCGCGCACGTCGGCGACGGCACCCTCGTCGACTCCTGTGACACCGTCGGCTCCTGCGCCCAGATCGGCCGCGACGTCAAGCTCGGCGCGAACGCGTTGATCGGCGGCGTCCTCGAACCGGTCGAGGACGCGCCGGTCGTGATCGAGGACGGCGTCTCGCTCGGCGCCGGCTGTCGCGTGACCTCCGGGTTCGTCGTCGGCGCCGATTCCGTCGTCGGCGAGAACACGCTGCTCACGCCCCGGATCCCGGTCTACGACCTCGTCGAGGACGAGATCGTCTACGGTCGGTTGCCGCCGGAACGCCGGGCGTTCACCCGATTCGTGGCGTCCTCGGTGGGCGACCACGACCTCTTCGACGGCGGGGCGTACAAACCGGCCGTCGTCGCGACGGCCCTCGAAGACCGGACGATAGCGGCCACGGAGCGCGAGGAGGTGCTCCGGTCGTGA
- the dapB gene encoding 4-hydroxy-tetrahydrodipicolinate reductase gives MTATASDDGVPGVLRLGVTGATGRMGREVLAAAAERPAVEVVFAVARSPDERVAETDVDPDADLDALAVEREPHAVVDFTAPNPATRYAAACADAGVPFVTGTTGFDASQREALRAASESTPLLHAANFSRGVAVLDHLVAEAVRRLPGYDVELVETHHNGKRDAPSGTANRLVETIETTRSTGDGAPERVHGRAGDAPREPDEIGVHSVRAGSIAGEHELLLAGDGEDVTLTHRAGDRRIFAAGALDAAAWLAGRDPGWYDFAEVIEA, from the coding sequence GTGACGGCGACCGCGTCCGACGACGGGGTGCCTGGCGTCCTCCGACTCGGCGTCACCGGTGCGACCGGTCGCATGGGTCGGGAGGTGCTCGCCGCCGCGGCCGAACGGCCCGCCGTCGAGGTCGTCTTCGCCGTCGCTCGCTCGCCCGACGAGCGCGTCGCGGAGACCGACGTCGATCCCGACGCGGATCTCGACGCGCTCGCGGTCGAACGCGAACCCCACGCGGTCGTGGACTTCACCGCCCCGAATCCGGCGACCCGCTACGCCGCGGCGTGCGCCGATGCGGGTGTTCCGTTCGTCACCGGGACGACGGGGTTCGACGCGTCGCAGCGGGAGGCCCTCCGCGCAGCGAGCGAGTCGACCCCGCTCTTACACGCCGCGAACTTCTCGCGCGGCGTCGCCGTCCTCGACCACCTCGTGGCCGAGGCGGTCCGCCGCCTCCCCGGGTACGACGTCGAACTCGTCGAAACCCACCACAACGGCAAGCGCGACGCCCCGAGCGGGACGGCGAACCGACTCGTCGAGACGATCGAAACCACCCGCTCGACGGGAGACGGCGCACCCGAACGGGTCCACGGCAGGGCTGGCGACGCACCCCGAGAACCCGACGAGATCGGCGTCCACTCGGTCCGGGCGGGCTCGATCGCCGGCGAACACGAACTCCTGCTGGCTGGCGACGGCGAGGACGTGACACTGACCCACCGCGCCGGCGACCGGCGCATCTTCGCCGCGGGTGCGCTCGACGCCGCGGCCTGGCTCGCCGGCCGCGATCCGGGCTGGTACGACTTCGCCGAGGTGATCGAAGCGTGA
- the dapA gene encoding 4-hydroxy-tetrahydrodipicolinate synthase: MTHDFDLTGVFPAMCTPFDADDRIDFETLRADARRLEAAGVAGLVPVGSTGESATLTHDEHVRVVEAVVDAVDDVPVIAGSGSNSTREALALSERAAAAGADALLLISPYYNRPEQGGLREHYLTIADAVDLPQIVYNVPSRTGQTIEPDTVVDLASHPNVAGYKAAEGDLNAIGEIVERTRDEAFAVLSGDDALTLPICAVGGAGAISVAANVEPERTVAMVDAALDGDVERARTRHHDLGPLFRALFCETNPIPVTEALAIREDYPPHLRAPLTRLAPENRDRLESVLDAYDGADATTAEVNAP, from the coding sequence ATGACACACGACTTCGACCTCACCGGCGTCTTCCCGGCGATGTGTACGCCGTTCGACGCCGACGACCGCATCGACTTCGAAACGCTCCGCGCCGACGCCCGCCGCCTCGAAGCGGCCGGCGTCGCCGGTCTCGTGCCCGTCGGGTCGACGGGCGAGTCCGCGACGCTCACCCACGACGAACACGTCCGGGTCGTGGAGGCTGTCGTCGACGCCGTCGACGACGTCCCCGTGATCGCCGGCAGTGGCTCGAACAGCACGCGCGAGGCGCTCGCTCTCTCCGAACGCGCCGCGGCGGCCGGCGCCGATGCCCTCCTGCTCATCTCGCCGTACTACAACAGGCCCGAACAAGGCGGCCTCCGCGAACACTACCTGACGATCGCCGATGCGGTCGACCTGCCACAGATCGTCTACAACGTTCCCTCCCGAACTGGCCAGACGATCGAGCCCGACACCGTCGTCGACCTCGCGTCTCACCCGAACGTCGCGGGCTACAAGGCCGCCGAGGGCGACCTGAACGCGATCGGCGAGATCGTCGAGCGAACTCGAGACGAGGCGTTCGCCGTCCTCTCCGGTGACGACGCGCTCACGCTCCCGATCTGTGCGGTCGGCGGCGCCGGCGCGATCAGCGTCGCCGCGAACGTCGAACCCGAACGCACCGTCGCGATGGTCGACGCCGCGCTCGACGGCGACGTAGAGCGCGCTCGAACGCGTCACCACGATCTCGGACCGCTCTTTCGCGCCCTGTTCTGCGAGACGAATCCGATTCCGGTCACCGAGGCACTCGCGATACGCGAGGACTACCCACCGCACCTGCGTGCACCGCTCACCCGGCTCGCCCCGGAGAATCGTGACCGCCTGGAATCGGTGCTCGACGCGTACGACGGTGCGGACGCGACGACCGCGGAGGTGAACGCTCCGTGA
- a CDS encoding M48 family metallopeptidase: protein MTDVGLKVRMVVVGAILFGFYLATATVVAAATGFNLFIVLAAGLLVVPPIQYKIGKWMALRGAEDMPETGRYQRVHHMTDSLARDMGLSNVRLMKQGMGVPNAFAVGRKGAGVVVVSEELMAILDEDELEGVIAHELAHIKNRDVITMVVGQSIGMIVGYAAYFAVLFGGERNIGSWILAMVASQLANLLVMVFVMAISRYREYAADEDAKEAIGSGEPLARALQKISAGAEGREQQTNDTVAALCIFNADRSLLQRILSTHPPTEKRIAKLRN, encoded by the coding sequence ATGACAGACGTCGGATTGAAAGTGCGGATGGTCGTCGTCGGCGCCATCCTGTTCGGGTTCTACCTGGCCACTGCGACGGTCGTCGCAGCGGCGACCGGGTTCAACCTGTTTATCGTCCTCGCCGCCGGTCTCCTGGTCGTTCCCCCGATCCAGTACAAGATCGGCAAGTGGATGGCCCTGCGCGGCGCCGAAGACATGCCCGAGACCGGCCGCTACCAGCGCGTCCACCACATGACCGACTCGCTCGCCCGGGACATGGGCCTCTCGAACGTCCGCCTGATGAAACAGGGGATGGGCGTCCCGAACGCCTTCGCCGTCGGTCGGAAGGGCGCCGGCGTCGTGGTCGTCTCCGAGGAACTGATGGCGATCCTCGACGAGGACGAACTCGAGGGTGTCATCGCCCACGAGCTCGCCCACATCAAGAACCGCGACGTGATCACGATGGTCGTCGGCCAGTCAATCGGCATGATCGTCGGGTACGCCGCGTACTTCGCCGTCCTCTTCGGCGGCGAGCGAAACATCGGTTCGTGGATCCTGGCGATGGTCGCCTCCCAGCTCGCGAACCTGCTCGTGATGGTCTTCGTGATGGCCATCTCCCGGTACCGCGAGTACGCCGCCGACGAAGACGCGAAGGAAGCCATCGGAAGCGGCGAACCCCTCGCACGCGCGCTCCAGAAGATCTCCGCGGGCGCCGAGGGACGCGAGCAACAGACCAACGACACCGTCGCCGCCCTCTGTATCTTCAACGCCGACCGCAGCCTGCTCCAGCGAATCCTCTCGACACACCCGCCGACCGAAAAGCGGATCGCGAAGCTACGGAACTGA